CACAGAGCTCATCCGATAAACCATCTTTGGAACATCTTGCTGGCCGTCAAACAACATCACGGCTGGTACGCTTGAAATTTGAAATTGTTGTACAAGTTCAGGAATGTCATGGATGTTCATTTCGGATAAAATACCTTCTGGCAGCATGTGCTCAACAACCTCTAACATACGCCGTGCAGCCGAACATGTCCCACATAAAGGGGTGTATATAAACACAGCTTGTGGCATGCCTTCCCATACGCCGCGCATTAACATTTTGGATGTAATTGGCTTCATTAACTTTCTTCTCCCGCAGCAACACGCAGCATAACCTCGCCCGTCATTGGACCATTATGAATGGTTACCGAATCGGGTTTATTGCTATATAACATCTCGTACATCTGGCGTTTCCCAAACATACTGGACGTATGCAAATAGATTTCACGCGGAAATAAACCTTCTCGA
The window above is part of the Paenibacillus sp. 1781tsa1 genome. Proteins encoded here:
- a CDS encoding thioredoxin family protein; protein product: MKPITSKMLMRGVWEGMPQAVFIYTPLCGTCSAARRMLEVVEHMLPEGILSEMNIHDIPELVQQFQISSVPAVMLFDGQQDVPKMVYRMSSVEHLLSEIRKAVLK
- a CDS encoding cyclic-phosphate processing receiver domain-containing protein, which produces MHVFLDDYRACPKGFVLATNAEECLMLLREGDVDILSLDYELGPDSPNGGEVAASIVREGLFPREIYLHTSSMFGKRQMYEMLYSNKPDSVTIHNGPMTGEVMLRVAAGEES